Proteins from one Desulfonema limicola genomic window:
- a CDS encoding PGN_0703 family putative restriction endonuclease has translation MKSLELKKRIRNLSELYAAKRNIEINNSYETAIIFLNIRDNFLSESFEKIEQNTLWKQRLTKRHPNVKDTYEVQSSNSSDALLMSIFCHPKISSWKSILNLFNISQLNPEFGFKAELPKLNGSKDRTEIDIAFEDIFAEAKLTEDDFTEKEIGAVHEYQGISDFFDMDSLPVRDGKYLNYQIIRNLLAARHWKKRHFLLCDKRRSDLVRSYYETVSCVIDNNYRNKCRVVFWQEIYRSAGDSLKQFLYEKYGIS, from the coding sequence ATGAAATCACTCGAATTAAAAAAGCGGATACGAAATTTATCAGAATTATATGCGGCAAAGAGAAATATTGAGATAAACAACTCATATGAGACAGCTATTATTTTTCTGAATATAAGAGATAATTTCCTGTCCGAGTCATTTGAAAAAATTGAACAGAATACATTATGGAAACAAAGATTGACCAAGAGGCATCCGAACGTGAAAGATACATATGAAGTGCAGTCTTCAAACAGTTCGGACGCTCTTCTGATGAGTATTTTCTGCCATCCGAAAATCAGCTCATGGAAAAGCATTCTCAATCTGTTCAATATCAGTCAGTTAAATCCTGAATTTGGCTTTAAGGCTGAACTCCCGAAATTAAACGGCAGCAAAGACAGGACTGAAATAGATATAGCATTTGAAGATATATTTGCAGAAGCGAAACTGACAGAAGATGATTTCACTGAAAAGGAGATAGGTGCTGTTCATGAGTATCAGGGAATATCAGATTTTTTCGATATGGACTCTCTGCCAGTCAGAGACGGCAAATATTTGAATTATCAAATCATAAGAAATCTGCTTGCAGCAAGACATTGGAAAAAAAGACATTTCCTTCTTTGTGATAAAAGGCGGTCTGATCTGGTAAGAAGTTACTATGAAACAGTATCGTGTGTAATAGATAATAATTACAGGAATAAATGCAGAGTTGTTTTTTGGCAGGAGATATACAGGAGTGCAGGAGACAGTCTTAAACAATTTCTGTATGAAAAATATGGGATCAGCTAA
- a CDS encoding DUF5615 family PIN-like protein, producing MSILKIYLNENLSWKISKALRECGYDVVSSHETGMNAEEDDIQFEFAVSEKRAVVTNNFADFVKLCSEYSSSGKDHYGVIFTTKYTTSEIIRRLRILLKTMTAEQLKNQIRWLNEFD from the coding sequence ATGAGCATACTCAAAATTTATCTTAACGAAAATCTGAGTTGGAAAATTTCAAAGGCTTTACGTGAATGTGGTTATGATGTTGTCAGTTCACATGAAACCGGAATGAATGCAGAGGAAGATGATATTCAATTTGAATTTGCTGTTTCGGAAAAAAGAGCAGTGGTAACCAATAATTTTGCCGATTTTGTCAAATTATGCAGTGAATATTCGTCTTCTGGAAAAGACCATTATGGAGTTATATTCACAACAAAATATACGACAAGTGAAATTATCAGAAGATTGAGAATTCTGTTGAAAACTATGACAGCCGAACAGTTGAAAAATCAAATTAGGTGGCTTAATGAGTTTGACTGA
- a CDS encoding DUF433 domain-containing protein has translation MKKNIYHGKTVGKTEHPHIVKVQGVGSGEPVILGTRIMVRTIVEQYQLGSSIEDILWEYPQLTSAQIHDALSYYHDNRSEMDKIFEQASYEYWQPIIEKINHEHTQNLS, from the coding sequence ATGAAAAAAAATATATATCATGGAAAAACTGTCGGAAAAACAGAACATCCTCATATTGTTAAAGTTCAAGGTGTCGGAAGCGGTGAACCCGTTATTTTAGGTACACGAATAATGGTAAGAACAATTGTAGAGCAATATCAGCTCGGAAGTTCCATAGAAGATATCCTTTGGGAATATCCGCAATTGACATCTGCACAGATTCATGATGCGCTTTCTTACTATCACGATAATAGATCAGAAATGGATAAAATTTTTGAACAGGCATCTTACGAATACTGGCAGCCAATCATTGAGAAAATTAATCATGAGCATACTCAAAATTTATCTTAA
- a CDS encoding DUF2442 domain-containing protein, with product MLKVKSVYANNDYTLFVELSDGRTGIFDVKPYLEKGVFRQLKDKNYFKQVKPFFCGITWPNEQDLSADTLAYDLKSHNKSVNRT from the coding sequence ATGTTAAAGGTAAAAAGTGTATATGCGAATAATGATTATACGCTATTTGTTGAATTGTCAGATGGGCGGACAGGAATATTTGATGTTAAACCCTACCTTGAAAAAGGTGTGTTTAGACAACTAAAAGATAAAAATTATTTTAAACAAGTAAAACCTTTCTTTTGCGGTATCACATGGCCTAATGAACAAGACTTAAGCGCTGACACACTTGCTTACGATTTGAAATCACATAACAAATCAGTCAACCGGACCTGA
- the dhiT gene encoding DUF4160 domain-containing protein, which translates to MPTISMFYGIIIYMYYFDNKEHKSPHIHASYAEYDAVISIPEGEVLKGEMPNKKLKLIQAWLEIHQEDLMANWKLAVEGQQPYKIKPLR; encoded by the coding sequence ATGCCTACTATTTCAATGTTTTATGGAATAATAATTTACATGTACTATTTTGACAATAAAGAACATAAATCGCCTCATATCCATGCCAGTTATGCTGAGTATGATGCAGTTATTTCAATACCAGAAGGTGAAGTGTTAAAGGGTGAGATGCCAAATAAGAAACTTAAACTGATACAAGCCTGGCTTGAGATTCATCAAGAAGATTTAATGGCTAATTGGAAACTTGCGGTTGAAGGTCAACAACCATATAAAATCAAACCATTGAGGTGA
- a CDS encoding MIT C-terminal domain-containing protein, whose product MSLMLARCRLEDYSIELKWERDPNLHSREIKTDDGWVILSDRGLDIYKKPESRNEFGHFDLALQKCKQTKVHIRKKL is encoded by the coding sequence ATGTCCCTCATGCTTGCAAGGTGCCGGTTAGAGGATTATTCTATTGAGTTAAAATGGGAAAGAGACCCAAATCTTCATTCAAGAGAAATTAAGACCGATGATGGCTGGGTAATTTTGTCAGACAGAGGATTGGATATTTATAAAAAACCCGAGAGCAGAAATGAATTCGGGCATTTTGATCTTGCTCTACAAAAATGCAAACAAACAAAGGTGCATATTAGAAAAAAACTCTAA
- a CDS encoding XisI protein, producing MDTLNKYRKIIEKVLKNYINITYANGEIENEIILDRMNDRYLVMSLGWENVRRIHGCVVHIDIIDGLVWIQRDGTEDGIATELEQEGIPKNKIVLGFHEPDVRQHTGYAVA from the coding sequence ATGGATACCCTGAATAAATATCGTAAAATCATAGAAAAAGTACTAAAAAATTATATCAATATCACTTATGCTAACGGAGAAATAGAAAATGAAATAATACTTGATCGCATGAATGATCGTTATTTAGTTATGTCTTTAGGCTGGGAAAATGTCAGACGTATTCATGGGTGTGTTGTTCATATTGATATAATTGATGGTCTTGTCTGGATACAGAGAGATGGAACTGAAGATGGTATAGCCACTGAATTGGAACAGGAAGGCATTCCAAAAAATAAAATCGTTTTAGGATTTCATGAACCTGATGTACGTCAGCATACAGGATATGCTGTTGCATAA
- a CDS encoding XisH family protein, producing MPAKDIYHNHVKSALIKDGWTITHDPLAMKWGTKDMYADLGAEKILAAEKKEQKIAVEVKSFVGVSIIKDLRDALGQYVLYHDILKRTEPDRILYLAIRQAVFLDIFEEPVGQLLLENQRVRLIVFNHRTEEVIKWIP from the coding sequence ATGCCTGCAAAAGATATTTATCATAACCATGTAAAAAGTGCCCTGATAAAGGACGGATGGACTATTACTCATGATCCATTGGCCATGAAATGGGGCACAAAAGATATGTATGCGGATTTGGGAGCAGAAAAAATTCTTGCTGCCGAGAAAAAAGAACAGAAAATAGCAGTAGAAGTCAAAAGTTTTGTTGGAGTTTCAATAATCAAAGACCTCAGAGATGCTCTGGGGCAATATGTTTTATATCACGATATATTAAAACGAACTGAACCTGATCGCATACTTTATCTTGCCATACGTCAGGCCGTTTTTTTAGACATATTTGAAGAACCTGTGGGACAACTCCTGCTTGAAAATCAGCGTGTCCGACTTATTGTTTTCAATCATCGGACAGAGGAGGTCATAAAATGGATACCCTGA
- a CDS encoding AAA family ATPase: MKIIEIAIENFRGIKTEQKFPLNSFSSIVGKNDSGKSIVLNAIASYLNLKEYPISVSDFNDTASPIIITCTFISENITGLLESKIKSKIKKADGLDEFIAGILPSGHLTIRKTINSAKKSFDSEKVLMVDYVPDDFAFLYGKSDDDLNTILSNNGITIPVQGTGRNSKLEIVLCKRTNGSIYETYNTNGKDAFISAIVDELGIKPSYNLRDNHEKIVFVDSHNDAHFFNLICRNLIDRDLLQNEKILV, encoded by the coding sequence ATGAAAATTATAGAAATTGCAATTGAGAATTTTAGGGGAATCAAGACAGAACAAAAGTTTCCATTAAATAGCTTTTCTTCAATAGTCGGAAAAAATGATTCAGGTAAATCCATCGTACTTAATGCAATTGCATCATATTTAAATCTAAAAGAATATCCGATTTCTGTTTCAGACTTCAATGACACGGCATCACCAATAATCATTACCTGCACTTTCATTTCAGAAAATATTACAGGACTCCTTGAATCAAAAATAAAAAGCAAAATTAAAAAAGCGGATGGATTGGATGAGTTTATTGCTGGTATTCTTCCATCTGGACATCTAACAATCAGAAAAACAATTAATTCAGCAAAGAAATCTTTCGATTCCGAGAAGGTGTTAATGGTGGACTACGTCCCAGATGATTTTGCTTTTCTTTATGGTAAATCAGATGATGATTTGAATACAATACTTTCAAATAATGGGATAACCATTCCAGTCCAAGGCACTGGAAGAAATTCAAAATTAGAAATTGTGTTGTGTAAACGTACTAATGGTTCTATTTATGAAACTTATAATACAAACGGAAAAGATGCTTTCATATCAGCAATTGTAGACGAGTTGGGAATAAAACCATCATATAATCTACGTGATAACCATGAAAAAATAGTCTTCGTTGACAGTCATAATGACGCACATTTTTTCAATCTCATATGTAGAAATCTTATTGATAGAGACCTTCTGCAAAACGAGAAAATACTTGTGTAG